One genomic window of Scatophagus argus isolate fScaArg1 chromosome 16, fScaArg1.pri, whole genome shotgun sequence includes the following:
- the LOC124073199 gene encoding serotonin N-acetyltransferase-like, whose amino-acid sequence MMSIAGAQPFIKPMQPPPSVSPGIQRRHTLPASEVRPLNTQDAISVFEIEREAFISVSGECPLHLDEVRHFLTLCPELSMGWFEEGRLVAFIIGSLWDQDRLTSDALTLHKPHGSTVHIHVLAVHRTFRQQGKGPILMWRYLQYLRCLPNVRRAVLMCEDFLIPFYCKSGFKVLGRCAITVANLTFTEMWYPISGHAYMRRNSEAIRFPQHPLTLPLTKTDEHVDV is encoded by the exons ATGATGTCCATTGCTGGCGCGCAGCCTTTCATCAAACCAATGCAGCCCCCGCCTTCCGTTTCTCCTGGTATCCAAAGGAGACACACGCTTCCCGCCAGCGAAGTCCGACCGCTCAACACCCAGGATGCCATAAGCGTCTTTGAAATCGAGCGAGAAG CATTTATCTCAGTGTCAGGTGAGTGTCCCCTCCACCTGGACGAGGTGCGTCATTTCCTCACGCTGTGTCCAGAGCTGTCCATGGGCTGGTTTGAGGAGGGCCGACTGGTGGCGTTTATCATCGGATCTCTCTGGGACCAGGACAGACTAACTTCA GATGCACTGACTCTTCACAAGCCCCACGGCTCCACCGTCCACATCCACGTCCTCGCTGTCCATCGCACCTTCAGGCAGCAGGGCAAAGGTCCCATCCTGATGTGGCGCTACCTGCAGTACCTCCGCTGCCTGCCCAACGTGCGTCGAGCGGTGCTGATGTGCGAAGATTTCCTCATCCCCTTCTACTGCAAGTCGGGCTTCAAGGTGCTGGGGCGCTGTGCCATCACCGTGGCCAACCTGACCTTCACTGAGATGTGGTACCCCATCAGCGGCCACGCCTACATGCGGCGCAACAGCGAAGCCATCCGCTTCCCCCAGCATCCTCTGACCCTGCCGCTCACAAAGACTGATGAGCATGTTGACGTATGA